From a single Anaerobranca gottschalkii DSM 13577 genomic region:
- the pth gene encoding aminoacyl-tRNA hydrolase, which produces MRLIVGLGNPGNKYQFNRHNIGFMVLDNLGKKLNVKFKKEPKFNGEMAEIKGGQSKTILLKPLTYMNLSGNSVKAVVDYYKISLEDIIVVYDDLDLETGKFRIRLKGSAGGQKGMASIIEKLGSQEIPRLRMGISKPEFENISDYVLSDFPKEQIPLISEAIDLASEALELFINGSTLQQIMNKYNKK; this is translated from the coding sequence TTGAGACTAATTGTAGGCTTGGGTAATCCTGGTAATAAATATCAATTTAATAGACATAATATTGGTTTTATGGTGTTAGATAATTTAGGGAAAAAATTAAATGTTAAATTTAAGAAAGAGCCTAAATTCAATGGGGAAATGGCTGAAATAAAAGGGGGACAAAGTAAAACTATTTTATTAAAGCCTTTAACTTATATGAACTTAAGCGGGAACTCTGTAAAAGCAGTGGTGGATTACTACAAAATAAGTCTTGAAGACATAATAGTAGTTTATGATGATTTAGATTTAGAAACAGGGAAGTTTAGAATAAGATTAAAAGGCAGTGCTGGAGGACAAAAGGGGATGGCTTCAATAATCGAAAAACTGGGAAGTCAAGAAATTCCCCGGTTGAGAATGGGGATTTCTAAGCCGGAGTTTGAAAATATATCTGATTATGTTTTAAGTGATTTTCCTAAAGAACAGATCCCTTTAATATCAGAAGCCATTGACCTAGCTAGTGAAGCACTGGAACTGTTTATTAATGGTTCCACTTTGCAACAGATAATGAATAAATACAACAAAAAATAA
- a CDS encoding HPP family protein yields MLVKDVMTKEVYTVNPKATLRDVAYLLAVHGVGGFPVVDDRGTLIGIITEKEVYKPKEQIDLDNDLLLGSLLNLRNPQRFISELADSADVPVVSVMVSNPITIQENASIKEAMQVLYENNIGRLPVINENGYLVGIITKGDLSRVIEK; encoded by the coding sequence GTGCTAGTAAAAGATGTGATGACTAAAGAAGTTTATACTGTAAATCCTAAGGCTACCCTTAGAGATGTGGCTTATTTATTAGCAGTCCATGGGGTAGGTGGTTTCCCTGTGGTTGATGATAGAGGAACGCTAATAGGGATAATTACTGAAAAAGAGGTTTATAAACCGAAGGAACAAATCGATTTAGATAACGATCTTTTACTTGGCAGTTTATTAAATTTACGTAACCCTCAGCGTTTTATATCAGAACTAGCAGATAGTGCCGATGTACCAGTGGTATCTGTTATGGTATCTAATCCTATAACTATCCAGGAAAATGCTTCCATTAAAGAGGCTATGCAGGTTTTATATGAAAATAACATTGGTCGTTTACCAGTTATAAATGAAAATGGATATTTAGTGGGTATAATAACAAAAGGAGATTTATCTAGGGTAATAGAAAAATGA